One Brassica napus cultivar Da-Ae chromosome C2, Da-Ae, whole genome shotgun sequence DNA window includes the following coding sequences:
- the LOC125581697 gene encoding uncharacterized protein LOC125581697 has product MTLRPSFRSRGNPSKAASASRGSDKNQGGSFLISMKEVLDDGGSKPVVETTPTEVVAQDAAPLPEVQVPEADYQAPKGTSEVKPSRHKRPRTDQGGAPTRSSSSSSRGGTVGWSFTHSKPGSILDDSWGLAAIMRHLKRVGCPLPALKDLTNRDEYLDIAHCIGQLAGAVNRAQLRFENALYDAPNAGELAEVTEMVKAAKADLDQARVRISELEAEVTRLGSKADAQQGEIESQKLDIQVKSRRINDLEAARKIAEHQVRELIASSQDSQTNKEAEVKLAVREGKKEVAEA; this is encoded by the exons ATGACTCTGCGACCATCATTCCGTTCTAGGGGTAACCCCTCTAAAGCTGCCAGTGCTTCTCGTGGAAGCGACAAGAACCAAGGAGGATCGTTCCTTATCTCAATGAAGGAAGTTTTGGACGACGGAGGATCCAAACCTGTTGTCGAGACTACTCCAACTGAGGTTGTAGCTCAGGATGCTGCTCCCCTCCCTGAGGTCCAGGTGCCGGAGGCTGACTACCAGGCTCCGAAGGGTACCTCTGAGGTCAAGCCGTCGAGACACAAGAGGCCCAGGACCGATCAGGGCGGAGCTCCCACccgttcttcttcctcgtcctctagGGGAGGGACTGTTGGGTGGAGCTTTACCCATTCGAAGCCTGGGTCGATCCTGGACGACTCTTGGGGCCTAGCTGCGATAATGAGGCACCTGAAGAGGGTGGGATGTCCCCTTCCAGCGCTCAAGGACCTGACTAACCGAGATGAGTATCTCGATATTGCTCACTGTATTGGTCAG TTGGCTGGGGCTGTTAACAGGGCCCAGCTCAGGTTTGAGAATGCTCTGTATGATGCCCCCAATGCTGGTGAACTTGCTGAGGTTACCGAGATGGTTAAGGCAGCCAAAGCCGATCTTGACCAAGCCCGGGTTCGAATTTCTGAACTCGAAGCCGAAGTAACGAGGCTAGGCTCGAAGGCCGATGCTCAGCAAGGAGAGATCGAGAGTCAAAAGCTCGATATCCAGGTGAAGAGCAGGAGGATCAACGATTTGGAGGCTGCTCGAAAGATAGCTGAGCATCAAGTACGTGAGCTCATTGCCTCATCCCAGGATAGCCAGACGAACAAGGAAGCTGAAGTCAAGCTGGCTGTCAGGGAAGGGAAGAAAGAAGTCGCCGAAGCTTAG
- the LOC125582401 gene encoding uncharacterized protein LOC125582401, with protein sequence MQRNIRGPPKNLTEKVSIDDSNLEKQVSIGSELPLETKKELVEFLKQNIKTFAWTTSDMKGIDANVTTHKLNVDPTFKPIKQKRRKLGLEKAQAVNDEVDRLTKAGSIREVQYLYLAVSAAAVSGVLVREEQNEQRPVYYTSKSLIDAETRYPTMEKLALAVVTAARKLRPYFQSHSIIVMTSQPLRTILHSPSQFGRLAKWAIELSEYDIEYRPQAAAKAQVLADFVIELASEHLDQETEAKYEALIAGLKLALSLEIRELNAYSDSQLFDKFELTRIPRGENSSADALAALASTSDPLVKRIIPVEGIEKPSIDIATKAEMDSKPKEKIEDNSLPTVATQVFTTFWFPKTRTRSFRKHTSRKATQNPKNNDKSEGTHRSSDSLEPNSTSTSGGTIQTSEPLVYKVQTRSRTALKNASRNATQTTGDNEEIGDIPQNLEPTPTNISGGTTAPGPEQESPSSLHNKVVGREDWRIPIMDYILEGKIPPNKWEARKLKALAARYCIIESALHKRSVSGPYLKCVHGLVAMKLMKEMHDGSCGNHSGGRALAIRIKRQGYFWPTIIADCEVYSSSCDKCQRHAPIIHQPAEKLSNISAPYPFMRWSMDIIGPLVPSGKGKKLLNLLVLTDYFTKWIEAEAFQQINRFEVEGFVWKNIVCRHGVPYEIVTDNGGQFISHDFKSFCDKWNIRLTFSSPRRPQGNGQVEAANKSVLANLKKRLEAQKELWSEKLPEVLWACRTTPRKATEETPFSLAYGMEAVVPAETTAGSLRRELCTSNPAANNQLLMDSLDLIEERRDQALLRIQNYQQAMARHYNSKVRPRQFAVGDLVLRKVFEGTKEPGAGKLGTNWEGPYRIIHIVRPGVYKLQKATPS encoded by the exons ATGCAAAGAAATATCCGAGGTCCCCCTAAGAACCTCACCGAAAAAGTTAGCATCGACGACTCAAATCTTGAGAAACAGGTGAGCATCGGATCCGAGCTACCTCTCGAAACCAAAAAGGAGCTCGTCGAATTCCTAAAACAGAATATCAAAACCTTTGCATGGACCACCAGCGACATGAAAGGCATAGATGCAAATGTCACCACTCATAAGCTCAATGTAGACCCTACTTTTAAACCGATCAAACAGAAACGTCGTAagctaggtctagaaaaagccCAAGCTGTCAACGACGAGGTCGATCGACTAACAAAGGCCGGGTCCATCCGAGAGGTACAATACCTGTACCTCGCCGTGTCGGCAGCTGCAGTCAGCGGAGtgctagtacgagaggaacaaaACGAACAGAGACCTGTCTATTATACTAGCAAAAGCTTAATAGACGCCGAGACGAGATATCCCACCATGGAAAAACTAGCCCTAGCAGTCGTGACAGCTGCCAGGAAGCTGCGACCTTATTTCCAATCGCACTCGATCATAGTAATGACCTCACAACCATTACGgacgattctgcatagcccTAGCCAATTCGGACGATTAGCCAAATGGGCTATAGAGCTCAGCGAATACGACATCGAGTACAGACCCCAAGCAGCAGCAAAAGCTCAGGTCCTCGCCGATTTCGTTATTGAGCTAGCATCCGAACATCTAGACCAGGAAACAGAG GCCAAGTACGAAGCACTAATCGCTGGATTAAAGCTCGCCCTGAGCCTCGAAATTCGGGAGCTAAACGCCTATAGCGACTCGCAGCTG TTTGACAAGTTCGAGCTAACGAGGATCCCACGAGGGGAGAACTCCTCAGCAGACGCGCTCGCCGCGTTAGCTTCCACATCCGACCCTCTCGTAAAACGAATTATACCCGTGGAAGGAATCGAGAAGCCAAGTATCGACATAGCTACCAAGGCTGAGATGGATAGCAAAccaaaggaaaaaatagaggatAACAGCCTCCCGACGGTAGCTACCCAAGTTTTCACGACATTCTGGTTCCCGAAAACTAGAACACGCAGCTTTAGAAAGCACACCTCCAGGAAAGCAACCCAGAACCCGAAAAACAACGACAAAAGTGAAGGTACTCACCGAAGTTCAGACTCCCTAGAGCCTAACTCTACGAGTACCTCCGGGGGCACCATCCAGACCTCGGAACCACTTGTCTATAAAGTCCAAACAAGAAGCCGCACCGCTCTTAAAAACGCATCTAGGAACGCTACACAAACCACAGGGGATAACGAGGAAATTGGAGATATTCCTCAGAACCTAGAACCTACTCCAACGAATATCTCCGGGGGCACCACGGCACCAGGTCCCGAACAGGAATCTCCCTCCtctcttcacaacaaagttgtaGGGAGAGAAGACTGGAGAATACCGATCATGGATTACATCCTAGAGGGAAAAATTCCACCCAACAAGTGGGAGGCTCGAAAACTCAAAGCTTTAGCAGCAAGATACTGTATAATCGAGTCAGCCCTCCACAAACGAAGTGTCTCCGGACCTTACCTAAAATGCGTTCACGGCCTAGTAGCTATGAAACTCATGAAGGAAATGCACGACGGTTCCTGTGGAAACCATTCCGGAGGCAGAGCCTTAGCCATCCGAATAAAAAGACAAGGCTACTTCTGGCCTACCATTATCGCAGATTGTGAGGTCTACTCCTCATCGTGCgacaaatgccaaaggcatgcaccGATCATACACCAACCAGCGGAAAAGCTGTCTAACATATCAGCTCCCTATCCGTTCATGAGGTGGTCTATGGACATTATAGGTCCATTAGTACCTTCAGGGAAAGGAAAGAAGTTACTAAACCTCCTGGTCCTAACCGACTACTTCACGAAATGGATTGAAGCTGAAGCTTTCCAACAAATAAACAGATTCGAGGTCGAAGGATTTGTTTGGAAAAACATCGTATGCAGGCATGGCGTCccatacgaaatcgtaaccgacaaTGGAGGACAGTTCATATCCCACGACTTCAAAAGCTTCTGCGATAAATGGAACATCCGCCTCACCTTCTCATCACCTCGGCGACCTCAAGGGAACGGACAGGTGGAGGCTGCCAACAAATCAGTTTTAGCAAACCTCAAGAAACGCCTAGAAGCCCAAAAGGAGCTTTGGTCGGAAAAACTACCCGAAGTACTATGGGCCTGCCGAACCACCCCACGAAAAGCTACAGAGGAAACTCCCTTCTCCTTAGCTTACGGGATGGAAGCTGTCGTCCCAGCAGAAACCACCGCAGGTAGCCTCAGACGGGAGCTCTGCACCTCAAATCCCGCAGCTAATAACCAGCTCCTGATGGATAGCCTCGACTTGATCGAGGAAAGACGAGACCAAGCCTTGCTTCGCATTCAAAATTATCAGCAAGCAATGGCACGACACTACAATTCCAAAGTAAGGCCCCGACAGTTCGCCGTAGGGGACCTAGTGCTTAGGAAAGTGTTCGAAGGAACAAAGGAACCGGGAGCTGGAAAGTTAGGaaccaactgggaaggaccctaccgAATTATCCACATAGTACGACCCGGAGTTTACAAACTCCAGAAG gcaactccGTCATGA
- the LOC106349963 gene encoding uncharacterized protein LOC106349963 translates to MKQYSTHILKQASEADLWKIRQGLGDSLRVYIEKFRAVRTKLSNPNDQVAIEALRRGLWYKSGFFSELTLNPPPTIDDALHKASRYITLEEETAALDKLHRKPQSHPKGEASDGKGPHKRGSSRNNQTHGEHSYVVEEDKEEKPVAATAKAPWSKGYDESKHCSYHDRKGHSTEECWDLQRQLAAKFAAGEIKDVDLKKPQPYQKRGPRDSSPKRERSPEKETDSPPPAPKKRVDMILGKFPQGKSLQIKALLSKPPPQSSPGSRVDYILGGSDVCQDSVNSIKSHVRKAVSNTQSKPTKPESNTKISFWESETLDLDRPHDDALVITLNIAWYEVPKLMIDTGSSVDLIFYNALKGMEIDDYEIVDQKSNLVGFSGETATSLGTIKLPIIAGGVMKMTNFIVVDKPSPFHAILGRPWIHKMKAVASTYHQCVKFPTTNGIATIHGSQKISRICYLGGFEIIKESPQ, encoded by the coding sequence ATGAAGCAATATTCAACTCACATCCTGAAACAAGCGTCTGAGGCTGACCTCTGGAAGATCAGACAAGGACTGGGAGACTCACTGCGAGTCTACATCGAAAAGTTCAGAGCAGTAAGAACTAAACTCTCGAATCCCAACGATCAGGTAGCCATTGAGGCTCTTAGGAGAGGTCTCTGGTATAAATCAGGTTTCTTCTCGGAGCTAACGCTAAATCCCCCTCCAACTATCGACGACGCCCTCCATAAGGCCTCTAGATACATTACCTTGGAGGAGGAAACGGCAGCATTAGATAAGCTCCACAGAAAACCCCAGAGTCACCCGAAAGGCGAAGCCTCCGATGGAAAGGGACCTCACAAAAGAGGTAGCTCCCGAAATAATCAGACCCATGGAGAACATTCTTACGTAGTCGAGGAAGACAAGGAAGAAAAACCTGTCGCCGCGACAGCTAAAGCCCCCTGGTCCAAAGGTTATGACGAGAGCAAACATTGCTCTTACCACGATCGAAAGGGACATTCTACCGAAGAATGTTGGGACCTCCAACGACAACTGGCTGCTAAATTCGCAGCCGGAGAAATAAAAGATGTGGACCTCAAAAAGCCACAACCTTATCAGAAGAGAGGTCCCAGAGATAGCTCTCCAAAACGCGAGAGGTCACCTGAAAAAGAAACAGACTCACCACCCCCAGCTCCCAAAAAGAGAGTCGATATGATCCTTGGAAAGTTTCCACAAGGAAAAAGCCTACAAATCAAGGCCCTCTTGAGTAAACCACCTCCCCAATCGAGCCCTGGCTCAAGGGTCGATTACATCCTTGGAGGGTCCGATGTGTGTCAAGACTCCGTTAACTCTATTAAAAGTCACGTACGGAAAGCTGTGTCAAACACTCAGTCCAAACCGACCAAGCCTGAGTCTAACACTAAGATCTCTTTCTGGGAGAGTGAGACATTAGACCTCGATAGACCTCATGACGATGCCCTTGTCATAACATTAAATATAGCATGGTACGAGGTACCTAAGCTCATgatcgacaccggaagctcCGTCGATCTTATTTTCTACAACGCACTAAAGGGAATGGAAATAGACGACTACGAAATTGTCGACCAGAAATCCAACCTCGTAGGTTTCTCAGGTGAAACAGCCACCTCATTGGGAACAATTAAGCTCCCAATTATAGCTGGCGGAGTCATGAAAATGACCAACTTCATAGTTGTCGACAAACCATCCCCTTTCCACGCAATCCTCGGAAGGCCTTGGATTCATAAGATGAAAGCAGTAGCTTCAACTTATCACCAATGCGTGAAATTTCCAACAACCAACGGAATAGCTACTATACACGGTAGCCAAAAGATTTCAAGGATCTGTTACCTGGGAGGATTCGAGATCATAAAAGAATCCCCCCAATAG
- the LOC106455043 gene encoding protein RALF-like 18 has translation MMNIVKFLIIAIVGTISVALCPTFVQSRKTKCDWLGGNCIKGGEEETMKMSSGLDVSRRVLQATRYINYDALKHNVPAKQHGQRDRPDNPYRRGCTLATKCYRLTD, from the coding sequence ATGATGAATATTGTGAAGTTCTTGATCATCGCTATCGTTGGGACCATCTCGGTGGCTTTATGTCCAACATTTGTCCAATCTCGAAAGACAAAATGTGACTGGCTGGGTGGGAATTGCATCAAAGGTGGAGAAGAAGAGACCATGAAGATGAGTTCTGGTCTGGATGTGAGCCGTAGGGTCTTGCAAGCGACACGATATATAAACTACGATGCATTGAAGCACAACGTACCAGCAAAACAACATGGTCAACGAGACCGACCGGATAATCCATACCGGCGAGGTTGTACTCTCGCTACAAAATGTTACCGGCTTACGGATTAA